In Megalops cyprinoides isolate fMegCyp1 chromosome 12, fMegCyp1.pri, whole genome shotgun sequence, the sequence TTTGTATTACAAAATACCAATTACTAAGCGTTTCCTGCCAgacacaaccaaacacaaaatgtaactgCAAAAAACAGCCTGCTTCTTCAGTGTGGGATGGAAATGGGGTGGGAGTGAATTCTCTCTACAGTTAAAGACAGGTGTTGTCCCTCTGCCTTCCCTAAGCCCATGCCCCGCCCCGCTCACCTGCAAGTCCTCAAGCTCCTTGACTAAGGACCAGCTGCTGATGAAGCTCTGGTTGAGCAGAGCCAGGACGGGCGAACTTTCCAGGACTGTCTCCCGGAGAGTCCGCCCCGAACCTGTGGcaaagaggaaggggagaagaagCACTTACATACTCTGCACACTTACAGTTAGAGAGTTTCCGTCATCCATGATTCATACTGATCTGTGCTCATTCTTTTCTTTAAGTGCCTGTGACAGGATTTTGTGTTGCTATATGACTGGGTCATCATCTCTTGAGGTATGACCCCTCCCCAACTCTCTCACCTCAGCAGGACTGGTCGTCCAGTGCACCCCACAGTAAGATGGAGTGCACCAGCTTCTTTTCTGCTTGGGCCCGATTGAAGGCCTCTGAGAAGGGCAAGTATGCCACCTGTGGGACaccaacaataacaataataatactaaaaataataacaacaagtGTAGCATAGCGGGTAAGCAGCAGAagtcgtaaccgaaaggttgctgggttgaTTCTTTGCTgggggactgctgttgtacccttggacaaagtacttaacccacaacaactgcctcagtaaatattatccatttataaagctggatgtcaaaaactgtaacctatgtaaattgctctgaataagagcgtctgataaatgacaataatctattgtaataataataatgacaataataataatactaataatcaTAACAGTCGATTGcatttataaaacacatttcaaggaTCTAAAAGTACTTCACAGCAAAGGGGAGGTGACCCTCCAACCACCAACAATGAGTAGCATCCATCTATAACACCTACCAGCACACTCCCCTAGAGCAGTGTTCTGCtattccttttaaaattaatttttcaaatgactcacgtttttttcccctctgacagAGATTTTGTCATTACCTTGGTTGTAATCTGAACAGAATTAAATTACAGGGAAATGGGAGCAGGGTGACAGGGCCAATGCTTGGACAAAAGTGATAAGTGATCAGGTATGAGGAGACACACCTTCTTAAAGGGGTACAGCATGACCTCCAGGCGGCGGGCGGCTTCCTCGCGGCTAATCTCAGACCTCCAGTGGATCTCCTCAAAAACAAACTGCACGGGGTCCCCACCAGCCCCCCGGCTGTCTATGATGTTCCCCTCCTCATCCTGAATGAAGGAAGGGATGGAGGGTCCCGCGGCCTGCAGCTCCATCTTAGggtgcaaacacaaacatcctcAACTTTAGTACAGTACAGATTCACACATCCTCAGCTTTGCTTATCTACTAATACATACATTCTCAGTTTAACTAGGCTACTAATACACACATCCTCAGTCTTACTGAGCTACTAATACACACATCCTCAGCCTTACTGAGCTActaatacacacatgctcagctTTATTTGGCTACTAATGCACACATCCTCAGCTTTAGCAGCATACAGATAAACACATACTCAACTTTAAAGAGTAAAACTGCACTTTAAAGGGAAATGTTTGTGCATGGAGAAAGGCATTACCTGTGGCAGGAAGCCAATGTCCACCTCCATGTTACTACTCTCGCTAGCCCCATACAGCCACTCCATGTCCACATTCAGGGACCTGAGGAACCAGTAGAGGGACAGTGATCTATactatacacatatatacatatacacatatatacacacacacatattatgtatattatatatatatatatatatatatatatgtgtgtgtgtgtgtgtgtgtgtgtgtatgtatgtttcctACAAGCATTCATGTATTCTGGTGGGGAAACACAGGTGCTCAGCAACAGTGATGCAAGCTAGCTCCAGCCCCAAGTTCTGCCCTACCTATCAGTGGGAACGTAGAGGCGGAACTCGCGGACATGGGAAGAGTCCCGGGACAGGACAATGTTGCCAGTGAACTGGCCAGGGGTGAACCAAAAGGGGAAGTCAGGGACGTCATTGAGCTGGAACTCTGCATGGATCCTGGTGACGAGAACAGCCAAtcaggcagaggcaggggaacAACTCTGATAGAGAGCAGACTGCCCCTCTAGGCCATGGCCACAGAACAAAGGCATAAACGCACACACGACAACAGGGAAAGATGTGTCCCTAGGGTGTATCCCAGTTAACatctgccattttgtgtttttatgaccTGATATTTTCAATAACGGGATAAACAGATTTCATTTGGTGAGAAAGGCTACAGTTTCAGTCTATATTCAGTCTTTATCAAGACCTGACCAAAGCATTATCTTCTCTGTCTTCAAAACTCTGGGTGGTTTCCACAAGATGCGGCAGGtctatatttttattactttgagTATTTTTcgattttatttatatttattctgatTATATGTGGCTATGTTTGTTCTGCAAAATGTGTAGAAAGCATAAATCAACAAGGCCAAGGTGAacctgtctgaatgtgtgttttgaatgtgtgtgtttactggcCCTAAAGCAGTCACCATGGTTAAACTAACCTGAAGACGATGTCATAGTAGTAGTCGCTGACAGCGCGGATGCAGGCCACCGCCCCCTGTGGGGCGAAGCGGGTTTTGATGAAGGGGCGAGGGTGAAACATGCTCAGCAGGGAGTGGATGATCACCTAGGGAGGAGGAAGGAcaacaaccaatcaaaagagaaaagcagacaCTATACCAGCAATGGTGGGCTTGACCTCACCTGTACAGATTCAGTCGATTGCAATTCCCACCTCTAACTCTTTGACCTTACTCTCACAGATCAATTTGAACATGCCATTCTGCGGCATTCTCAAATTGGAAAAGCTGGAAATGGCAATGCTGAACAAATGATATGGTAGCTTTTGCTTAAAAAATGGTCTCTTTGATAGATATATTTCATGATGACAGCTTCTAAATTACATGACCTGTATTTTTCTGAGAGAGTACCTCTTTGCCACGTGGTGTGGGAGGGTGGTAGCGGTTGTTGGGCAGGTACCCAGTGAAGATGTTGAGCTCGCTGGGCACAATCCACCATGGATCCCCCACTTCCAGCTTGTTCTTAGGAGGAAGAAAGGCCCTGAACTGGCTGGCGGAGAAGACCAAGGAGGGCACAGCAGGCTTCTTCCAGGAGCGCAGCCCGCTCAGGGAACTGTGGGTAACCTTTACACAAAGATCCACCATTAACAGATTTATGGCA encodes:
- the selenon gene encoding selenoprotein N, with protein sequence MAADVRKRGSSENRAPASDDEHVENTSQDSGAQSPRSILARFYGALPKLLIIAAVPIAAFGFRYYQQTQLLKRHESGLRTLGTEGLFLFSSLDTDHDLYLSPEEFKPIAEKLTGISPPADFEEEVAQDPNGETLTVEAKLQPLLMETMTKSKDGFLGVTHSSLSGLRSWKKPAVPSLVFSASQFRAFLPPKNKLEVGDPWWIVPSELNIFTGYLPNNRYHPPTPRGKEVIIHSLLSMFHPRPFIKTRFAPQGAVACIRAVSDYYYDIVFRIHAEFQLNDVPDFPFWFTPGQFTGNIVLSRDSSHVREFRLYVPTDRSLNVDMEWLYGASESSNMEVDIGFLPQMELQAAGPSIPSFIQDEEGNIIDSRGAGGDPVQFVFEEIHWRSEISREEAARRLEVMLYPFKKVAYLPFSEAFNRAQAEKKLVHSILLWGALDDQSCUGSGRTLRETVLESSPVLALLNQSFISSWSLVKELEDLQADVKNSTLSHIAGLHLEKYNFPVEMMVALPNGTVIHHINANYFLDQTAMRPEEEEGTMFNFSGGFEDPSTATYIRFLQEGLEKAKEYLE